From one Culex quinquefasciatus strain JHB chromosome 3, VPISU_Cqui_1.0_pri_paternal, whole genome shotgun sequence genomic stretch:
- the LOC6040477 gene encoding fatty acid synthase: MASTIDNPAIEHRAKPPTPGEEIVISGIAGRFPNSDNVKEFGYNLFNKIDMVDDLETRWRHSNVEIPRRMGKVNNLEKFDATFFGVHFKQAHTMDPQCRILVEHAYEAVIDAGVNPKTLRGSRTGVFVGACFAESEKTWFYEKISSGGFGITGCSRAMMANRISYTMGLNGPSFLLDTACSSSMYALDCAFNAIRNGECDSAIVGGSNLLLHPYVTLQFARLGVLASDGYCRPFDKDASGYTRSEAISVVFLQKAKDARRIYANVMYSKTNCDGFKEEGITYPSGSMQRKLLSEFYQEINIDPSTVDYVEAHSTGTVVGDPEECAGLDKIFCTGRKKPLPVGSVKSNIGHSESSSGICSIVKSLIAFENMMIPPNINFTELRSDIPSLVEGRLKVVSEPIKLDGPLIAINSFGFGGANAHALLKGNPKEKVNFGIPEDNLPRLVTWSGRTEEAIDAILTDMSNRHLDAEYVSLMHNVQSESIPGNVFRGYGVYAKNGTENALCLGRECQHYTGLKRPLVWVFSGMGSQWSEMGTSLLEIPIFRAAVEKCHKVLEPRGLNLIEILTSKECKYENILHSFVGIAAVQIGIVDVLRSLDIEPDFVIGHSVGELGCAYADGCFTAEQMILSAYSRGMASLETKTVFGSMAAVGLGYRKIRTMLPPGIEVACHNGPDSCTISGPKENVEAFVKDLTAKGIFAKEVPCSNIPYHSKYIAEMGPRLLARLNEVIPEPKKRSPKWLSSSVPKIRWDQPESQLSSAHYHTNNLLSSVLFEETSALLPNNAMTIEIAPHGLLQAILKKSMPNAIHIGLTKRGNKDNVQYLFNALGKLYVNGLDIPVSRLYPQVAFPVSRGTPPISHLIRWDHSEDWFVTKFEMQKSSKSGERRVKVKLSDQDYSYISGHVIDGRVLFPATAYLHLAWETLAMVKGPMYFDLEVEFEDVKFLRATSIAKDQEIEFTVMLQPGTGRFEITEGTAAVVTGYVKHVENIQLSEIPDPPQTDHPVLTPRDFYKELRLRGYHYNGAFRSVVEARADARCGKVSWELNWVSFLDCLLQCCIVGKDTRSLMIPTGIERLRIDPKMHLAIANTMDDGQQVFDFKYSDILNTIRCGGIEIIGLQASTVGRRKPPGYPVLESYQFIPHLPTPKMSKADAIRVCVQLALENIAVPKVKAVEIDFHNDTPITPLFADALGDLPLVTADLMFLSQQQITPAGVHVEDGKLSTQSNCLFLISINCLGRPELIEEAAGSLHDNGFILSREAANLATDSIVAPAGYQLIAVIPVENETYVLLQRIKRKYLGSPTILQIPANDEQYQWIPKLRDALKQGSVIVVSQGDSSSGIVGLVNCIRKEPDGGMVSCVFIDDPKAPPFELDNPIYKAHLKLGLAINVYRSGRWGTYRHLQLLQPTITKPRRDHCYANALTKGDLSSMTWLSGPFNQCRPKGEMVRVCYSSLNFRDVMFASGKLSADFANLTRIEQQCELGFEYSGVAESGRRVMGMVTTGAMATHVECDDTLNWTVPDKWSLEEAATVPVVYTTVYCALFINAHIHKGQSILIHAGSGGVGLAAIRVCLAYGLEVFTTVGSQAKRDFLLQTFSQLKADNIGNSRDTSFEKMIMLRTEGKGVDYVLNSLSDDKLQASLRCLGKYGKFLEIGKYDMANDTKLGLHRFLRALSFTAVLVDFLFTAPPEEKAVLKAMLDKDIKAGIIVPLKSNVFPASEIEHAFRYLASGKHVGKVLLKIRENPKDDESLPLAYLPRMYCNPDLSYVVCGGLGGFGLELADWLVLRGARKIVMSSSRGISKPYQAYRIKIWEQYGVKVVVNTENISTRKGCEALLQAACKLGPVGGIYNLAVQLRDSIFENQTVERFVECMGPKALATKYLDELSRKMCPQLGYFVVFSSVSCGRGNAGQSNYGMANSVMERIIEHRHACGLPAKAVQWGAVGEVGLVADMQEDKLDMEIGGTLQQRISSCLQELDPLLTTPDPIVASMVVAEKRARTTGKDNIIESVMNIMSIRDIKSISMDTTLSELGMDSLMAVEIKQTLEREYELFLTPQDLRSLTFMKLQELTEAKANADENVKLKLANEKTPTGVAMLLRNLGDEFNSENTILRLQSENDSKKYNACVLLSPGIEGVAGNAWHNIASQLTLPTFITQLTKTINMESIEEIGQFLSNDVIENIFKGTEHFYLVGYSFGAFITLEMARLLEETGKHGQILLIDGAPKFLHKLAIDQMSANWTEESIQIVLIAGILNTIFPDETTDVLPIITECPTFESRIDKLLELAKDQNIYSEGYLRMMTKALYNRIKITLLTDVNCIKPLESPITLVRPTEVSVVDIEEDYGLSEYTTGTVSLKFLEGNHITMLENPKLTQIITESDPVLESDRSFQKYLQSNVIAE; this comes from the exons ATGGCCTCCACGATCGATAATCCGGCGATCGAGCATCGTGCCAAGCCGCCGACTCCTGGAGAGGAGATTGTCATCTCCGGTATTGCTGGGCGGTTCCCGAACTCGGACAATGTTAAGGAGTTTGGGTACAATCTGTTCAACAAGATCGACATGGTCGATGATCTGGAGACGCGTTGGCGCCACAGCAACGTCGAGATCCCGCGTCGTATGGGCAAGGTCAACAATCTGGAGAAGTTCGATGCGACGTTCTTCGGGGTGCACTTTAAGCAG GCCCATACCATGGATCCGCAGTGTCGAATCCTGGTTGAGCACGCGTACGAAGCGGTCATCGAtgcgggtgtcaatccaaagaCGCTGCGAGGATCGCGGACTGGTGTGTTTGTAGGAGCGTGCTTCGCCGAGTCGGAGAAGACCTGGTTCTACGAGAAGATCTCGTCGGGTGGGTTCGGTATCACCGGGTGTTCGCGTGCTATGATGGCCAACCGAATCTCGTACACGATGGGCTTGAACGGTCCGTCGTTCCTTCTGGATACGGCTTGCAGTAGTTCGATGTACGCGCTGGATTGTGCGTTCAACGCCATTCGTAACGGAGAGTGCGATTCCGCGATCGTCGGTGGATCCAACCTGCTATTGCATCCGTACGTAACGCTGCAGTTTGCCCGTCTCGGAGTCTTGGCCTCTGACGGCTACTGCCGTCCGTTCGACAAGGATGCTTCCGGATACACCCGATCGGAAGCCATCAGCGTGGTCTTCTTGCAGAAGGCCAAGGACGCACGACGAATCTACGCCAATGTGATGTACTCCAAGACCAACTGCGACGGGTTCAAGGAGGAAGGTATCACTTACCCGTCGGGATCGATGCAGCGTAAGCTGTTATCCGAGTTCTACCAGGAGATCAACATTGATCCGTCAACGGTCGACTACGTGGAAGCTCACAGCACGGGTACCGTCGTCGGTGATCCCGAAGAGTGCGCAGGTCTGGACAAAATCTTCTGCACAGGTCGCAAGAAGCCACTGCCCGTGGGTTCCGTCAAGTCGAACATTGGTCACTCGGAGTCCAGCTCCGGTATCTGCTCCATCGTGAAGAGCTTGATCGCTTTCGAAAACATGATGATCCCACCGAACATAAACTTTACCGAACTCCGTAGCGACATCCCGTCGTTGGTCGAGGGTCGACTCAAGGTCGTTTCGGAACCAATCAAACTGGACGGTCCACTGATCGCAATCAACTCGTTCGGCTTCGGCGGTGCTAACGCTCACGCTCTGCTCAAGGGTAACCCGAAGGAGAAGGTCAACTTTGGAATCCCCGAAGATAATCTGCCCCGTCTGGTCACCTGGTCCGGAAGAACCGAGGAAGCCATCGACGCTATCCTGACCGACATGAGCAACAGACATCTGGACGCCGAGTACGTATCGCTGATGCACAACGTCCAGAGTGAGTCCATTCCCGGAAACGTGTTCCGAGGTTACGGAGTGTACGCCAAGAACGGTACCGAGAACGCGCTTTGCCTGGGTCGTGAATGCCAGCATTACACAGGTTTGAAGCGCCCACTGGTCTGGGTCTTCAGCGGTATGGGATCGCAATGGTCCGAGATGGGCACTTCGCTGCTGGAGATCCCGATCTTCCGTGCCGCCGTCGAAAAGTGCCACAAAGTCCTCGAACCACGTGGACTGAACCTGATCGAGATCCTGACCTCCAAGGAGTGCAAATACGAAAACATTCTGCATTCGTTCGTCGGAATTGCCGCGGTACAAATCGGTATCGTCGACGTGCTCCGATCGCTGGACATCGAGCCGGactttgtgattggacactccgTCGGTGAGCTGGGTTGTGCCTACGCCGATGGCTGCTTCACCGCTGAACAAATGATCCTGTCGGCCTACTCTCGTGGTATGGCCAGTTTGGAAACCAAGACGGTCTTCGGATCAATGGCTGCCGTCGGATTAGGCTACCGTAAGATCCGTACCATGCTTCCGCCAGGTATCGAAGTGGCTTGCCACAACGGACCCGATTCGTGTACCATTTCAGGACCGAAAGAAAACGTTGAGGCATTCGTCAAGGACCTCACCGCCAAGGGCATCTTCGCCAAGGAAGTTCCGTGCTCGAACATTCCGTACCACAGCAAATACATCGCCGAGATGGGACCCAGGCTGCTGGCCCGACTCAACGAGGTCATCCCAGAGCCAAAGAAACGATCGCCAAAGTGGTTGAGCTCCTCAGTCCCGAAGATTCGCTGGGATCAACCCGAGAGTCAGCTCTCCTCCGCTCACTACCACACCAACAACTTGCTCAGCTCGGTTCTCTTCGAGGAAACCTCCGCTCTACTGCCCAACAATGCCATGACCATCGAAATTGCTCCCCACGGCCTACTGCAAGCGATTCTCAAGAAATCCATGCCCAACGCTATCCACATCGGTCTTACCAAGCGTGGCAACAAGGACAACGTTCAATACCTGTTCAACGCGCTCGGAAA ACTCTACGTCAACGGTCTGGACATCCCGGTGTCCCGACTCTACCCGCAGGTAGCCTTCCCGGTGTCCCGCGGAACACCCCCCATCTCCCACCTCATCCGGTGGGACCACAGCGAGGACTGGTTCGTGACCAAGTTCGAGATGCAAAAGTCGTCCAAGAGCGGCGAACGGCGCGTAAAGGTCAAGCTGAGCGATCAGGACTACAGCTACATCTCGGGCCACGTGATCGATGGGCGTGTTCTGTTCCCAGCGACGGCTTATCTCCACCTGGCCTGGGAAACGCTGGCCATGGTGAAGGGTCCGATGTACTTTGATCTGGAGGTTGAGTTTGAGGACGTCAAGTTCCTGCGGGCGACCTCGATCGCAAAGGATCAGGAGATTGAGTTTACCGTCATGCTGCAGCCGGGAACGGGTCGGTTTGAG ATCACCGAAGGTACCGCCGCCGTTGTGACTGGTTACGTGAAGCACGTTGAAAACATCCAACTTTCGGAGATTCCGGATCCACCCCAGACCGACCACCCAGTCCTGACACCGCGTGACTTTTACAAGGAGCTTCGGCTGCGTGGCTACCATTACAACGGAGCGTTCCGATCGGTGGTGGAGGCTCGGGCCGATGCGCGCTGCGGAAAGGTCAGCTGGGAGCTGAACTGGGTATCGTTCCTGGACTGTCTGCTGCAGTGTTGCATCGTCGGCAAAGACACGCGATCGTTGATGATCCCGACGGGTATCGAGCGTCTGCGAATTGATCCCAAGATGCACCTGGCCATTGCCAACACCATGGACGATGGTCAGCAGGTGTTTGACTTCAAGTACTCGGACATTCTGAACACCATTCGCTGTGGAGGAATCGAAATCATTGGTCTGCAAGCGAGCACGGTTGGCCGCAGGAAGCCTCCAGGTTATCCGGTGTTGGAATCGTACCAGTTTATTCCTCACCTGCCGACGCCGAAAATGTCCAAGGCTGATGCGATCCGCGTTTGTGTTCAGCTTGCGCTGGAGAACATTGCCGTGCCCAAGGTCAAGGCGGTGGAAATTGACTTCCACAACGATACACCCATTACGCCCCTGTTTGCCGATGCTCTGGGTGATCTTCCGCTGGTGACGGCCGATCTCATGTTCCTGTCCCAGCAGCAAATTACCCCGGCTGGAGTGCACGTTGAGGACGGAAAGCTTTCGACGCAGTCGAACTGCCTGTTCCTGATTTCGATCAACTGCCTGGGACGACCGGAGCTCATCGAGGAGGCCGCAGGAAGTCTGCATGACAACGGCTTCATCCTGTCGCGTGAAGCTGCCAATTTGGCAACGGACAGCATCGTGGCTCCGGCTGGATATCAACTGATCGCGGTTATACCCGTTGAAAACGAAACCTACGTCCTGCTGCAGCGCATCAAGCGCAAGTACCTGGGAAGTCCGACGATTCTGCAGATTCCAGCCAACGACGAGCAGTACCAGTGGATTCCGAAGCTGCGTGACGCTCTGAAGCAGGGATCAGTTATTGTGGTCTCGCAGGGTGACAGCTCGTCCGGTATCGTCGGATTGGTCAACTGTATCCGTAAGGAACCGGACGGTGGCATGGTGAGCTGCGTGTTTATCGATGACCCGAAGGCACCCCCCTTCGAGTTGGATAACCCGATCTATAAGGCGCACCTCAAGCTGGGTCTCGCGATCAACGTGTACCGAAGCGGTCGTTGGGGAACGTACCGTCATCTGCAGCTGTTGCAACCGACGATCACGAAGCCGAGACGCGATCACTGCTACGCCAACGCTCTGACCAAGGGAGACCTGTCTTCGATGACTTGGCTTAGCGGACCGTTCAACCAGTGCCGACCAAAGGGTGAGATGGTCCGAGTCTGTTACAGCTCGCTCAACTTCCGCGATGTAATGTTCGCTTCGGGCAAGCTGTCGGCCGACTTTGCCAACTTGACCCGCATCGAGCAGCAGTGCGAACTTGGCTTCGAGTACTCGGGAGTGGCGGAGAGTGGTCGCCGCGTCATGGGCATGGTCACGACTGGAGCGATGGCAACGCACGTCGAGTGTGACGACACCCTGAACTGGACCGTCCCGGACAAGTGGAGTCTGGAGGAAGCGGCGACGGTGCCGGTTGTCTACACGACCGTGTATTGCGCACTGTTCATCAACGCCCACATCCACAAGGGACAGTCCATTCTGATCCATGCCGGAAGTGGTGGAGTTGGTCTGGCTGCGATCCGGGTTTGCTTGGCTTACGGGCTGGAGGTGTTCACGACGGTCGGATCGCAGGCCAAGCGGGACTTTTTGCTGCAAACGTTTTCGCAGTTGAAGGCGGACAACATTGGCAACTCGCGTGATACTTCGTTCGAGAAGATGATCATGCTGCGCACCGAAGGTAAGGGCGTTGACTACGTGCTGAACTCGCTGTCGGACGACAAGCTGCAGGCTTCGCTGCGTTGTCTGGGCAAATACGGCAAGTTCTTGGAGATCGGCAAGTACGACATGGCCAACGACACCAAGCTGGGTCTGCACCGGTTCCTGCGTGCGCTGTCCTTTACGGCCGTTTTGGTCGACTTCCTGTTCACGGCGCCACCGGAGGAGAAGGCCGTCCTGAAGGCCATGCTGGACAAGGACATCAAGGCGGGCATCATTGTGCCACTCAAGTCGAATGTGTTCCCGGCGAGCGAGATCGAGCATGCGTTCCGATATCTGGCCAGTGGAAAGCACGTTGGTAAGGTGCTGCTGAAGATCCGTGAAAACCCCAAGGACGACGAGTCGCTGCCGTTGGCGTATTTGCCACGCATGTACTGCAACCCTGACCTGTCGTACGTGGTTTGCGGCGGTCTGGGAGGATTCGGGCTGGAGTTGGCCGATTGGTTGGTGCTGCGTGGAGCGCGCAAGATCGTGATGAGCTCGAGCCGTGGCATTTCCAAACCGTACCAGGCGTACAGGATCAA GATCTGGGAGCAGTACGGTGTCAAGGTGGTGGTCAACACCGAGAACATCTCAACGAGAAAGGGATGTGAGGCGCTGCTCCAGGCTGCCTGCAAGCTGGGTCCAGTTGGTGGAATCTACAACTTGGCGGTGCAGCTTCGCGACAGCATCTTCGAGAATCAAACGGTGGAGAGGTTTGTGGAGTGCATGGGACCGAAGGCGTTGGCCACCAAGTATCTGGACGAGCTGAGCAGGAAGATGTGTCCGCAGTTGGGATACTTTGTCGTGTTTTCGAGCGTTTCCTGCGGTCGTGGTAACGCAGGTCAGAGCAACTACGGAATGGCCAACTCTGTGATGGAGAGGATCATCGAGCATCGTCACGCGTGCGGACTGCCGGCCAAGGCTGTCCAGTGGGGAGCCGTGGGTGAAGTCGGTCTTGTGGCGGACATGCAGGAAGATAAGCTCGACATGGAAATCGGTGGAACTCTGCAGCAACGTATTTCGTCCTGCCTGCAGGAGTTGGACCCACTGCTGACTACTCCGGATCCGATTGTGGCCAGCATGGTTGTGGCGGAGAAACGTGCCCGCACAACCGGCAAGGACAACATCATCGAGTCGGTCATGAACATCATGAGTATCCGTGACATCAAGTCCATTTCGATGGATACGACACTGTCGGAGTTGGGCATGGACTCGTTGATGGCGGTTGAAATTAAGCAGACGCTTGAACGCGAGTACGAACTGTTCCTGACGCCACAGGATCTGCGTTCACTAACCTTCATGAAGCTGCAAGAGTTGACAGAGGCAAAGGCCAACGCTGACGAGAATGTCAAGCTGAAGTTGGCCAACGAAAAGACACCAACCGGAGTTGCGATGTTGTTGCGTAACTTGGGAGATGAGTTCAACAGCGAGAACACGATTCTTCGTCTGCAGTCGGAGAACGACTCCAAGAAGTACAATGCCTGCGTTCTGCTTTCGCCTGGTATCGAAGGTGTCGCTGGAAACGCCTGGCACAACATTGCCTCTCAGCTGACTCTGCCAACCTTCATCACCCAGCTCACGAAGACCATCAACATGGAGAGTATCGAAGAAATTGGCCAGTTCTTGTCGAACGACGTGATTGAAAACATCTTCAAGGGTACCGAGCACTTCTACCTGGTTGGTTACTCGTTCGGAGCGTTCATCACGCTCGAGATGGCTCGACTGCTAGAAGAAACCGGCAAGCATGGTCAGATCCTGCTCATTGACGGTGCGCCCAAATTCCTCCACAAACTGGCCATCGACCAAATGTCCGCCAACTGGACCGAAGAATCAATCCAGATCGTGCTGATTGCCGGCATCCTCAACACCATCTTCCCCGACGAAACAACCGACGTTCTTCCCATCATCACCGAATGCCCAACGTTCGAGTCTCGCATCGACAAGCTGCTGGAACTGGCCAAGGATCAGAACATCTACTCCGAAGGGTATCTACGAATGATGACCAAGGCCCTCTACAATCGCATCAAGATCACGCTGCTAACCGACGTGAACTGCATCAAACCGCTTGAATCCCCCATCACGCTCGTTCGCCCAACCGAAGTGTCCGTCGTGGACATCGAGGAAGACTACGGCCTGTCCGAGTACACCACCGGCACGGTCAGCCTCAAGTTCCTCGAAGGTAACCACATCACCATGCTGGAGAACCCCAAGCTGACGCAAATCATTACGGAGTCGGATCCGGTGCTCGAATCCGATCGCTCGTTCCAGAAGTACCTGCAGAGCAATGTGATTGCTGAGTAA
- the LOC6040478 gene encoding 39S ribosomal protein L44, mitochondrial: MSFVNFSSILVRTLPRSIHAANQTRQIHRWVAPTLRELKRRREKMGPEAALSRSGHSDWNYNAELFAFGRRLSEQFDAKLLQQAFTHRSFIAQEEQKQAEVGIEQPELGLSDNGELIALGGSLINQYVEAFLLTALPKFPQEGIGAIVGHLTSEASLAHVSSHLGTKDIILAATFPVDQTLLADTIKAVVGALQRSSGDERAFLFVRDFICTQLNQQDVNEYWTIERPLDLLKEYCHEKKLGEPEPRSIGLVGKNTLLAAHNVAIYCNKQFVGSGFGEDVDTAIDEAARDALRQLFGTQLNMKPLNFSLGFEEVARNMSRKAASKQA; this comes from the exons ATGTCTTTTGTAAATTTCTCAAGCATTCTCGTGAGAACACTTCCTCGGTCCATACATGCTG CAAACCAAACCCGGCAAATCCACCGCTGGGTTGCGCCCACACTTCGCGAACTGAAGCGCCGCCGGGAGAAAATGGGTCCGGAAGCGGCCCTATCCCGCTCGGGTCACAGCGACTGGAACTACAACGCGGAGCTGTTTGCCTTTGGGAGGCGCCTCTCGGAGCAATTTGACGCCAAGCTGCTGCAGCAAGCATTTACCCACCGGTCGTTCATTGCGCAAGAAGAGCAGAAGCAGGCCGAGGTGGGCATTGAGCAGCCGGAACTGGGGCTGAGCGACAACGGAGAGTTGATTGCACTGGGTGGGAGTTTGATCAACCAGTACGTGGAAGCGTTTTTGTTGACGGCGCTGCCAAAATTTCCACAGGAGGGAATCGGTGCGATTGTTGGCCACTTGACGTCGGAGGCGAGCTTGGCGCACGTTTCGAGCCATCTTGGCACAAAGGACATTATTCTGGCGGCGACCTTCCCCGTTGATCAAACGCTGCTAGCCGACACGATAAAGGCTGTTGTTGGGGCGTTGCAGCGATCTTCCGGAGATGAAAGGGCGTTcctttttgttcgtgatttcaTTTGCACTCAGCTCAACCAGCAAGACGTGAACGAGTATTGGACGATTGAAAGGCCGCTCGATTTGTTGAAGGAATATTGCCATGAGAAGAAGCTTGGCGAACCTGAACCGCGCTCGATTGGACTGGTTGGAAAGAATACCCTGCTAGCCGCGCACAATGTGGCGATTTACTGCAACAAGCAGTTTGTTGGTTCCGGCTTTGGGGAAGATGTGGACACGGCCATCGATGAAGCGGCACGTGATGCGCTGCGGCAGTTGTTTGGAACGCAACTCAACATGAAGCCACTCAATTTTAGTCTAGGCTTTGAAGAGGTGGCCCGGAACATGAGTCGTAAGGCTGCGAGCAAGCAAGCTTGA